The nucleotide window attaaaaacgaTGCAGATTTGTGGAGGTGAAAACCTCGCAAACTAAATACTTTCAACTAACGTTTAATCAAATGGATGTTTTTGCtgttactatttttttcaaagatgattggactataattttttttaaatcgatgtATTTTCATCTGGTCTTTCGGTAGCTTTCATTTAATCAGTATTTCAACAATATTATgcagtattattttttttttgtacgacataattgaaaagattttcaaaaaatatgacgGACTTTAtggaaatacatttttttaaccctcaaaatttttgtgatatgTATCGAAATGCTCATCacgcaaatattattattcgtATTTTACTATAAATGATGTTCCATTAtttgggacaacctgtacatATATATATCTCACTATATTATTCTAGATATTATCATTGCAATTTACcactattatattttattaaataaaagagcagatttataaaatacttactttgtactatttaattagaaaatatttctcgACTGAAACGTTTTATGAATCTGTTGATTTGTACATAAATTTTCTTCcgtttgtattataaaaatcacgtattataaataaaatgttacattttcatttgatttttttttatcgaatttccTCCCTCGTAACATTTTCCATTCCTTCCAATTTTTGTAGCAGCGTCTTGACTTGTTCAACCAATTTTTGAATCACGACTTCGATCTCTTGTAATTGCTTCTGTTGCCTGGAATAGCAAAATGGCAactttaatatgaaatttttcaaaacttttgattaattttcataatttaacaaCAGATTATCTTATTTTTAACACGAAATTTCAGCACTACACATCATTTGACAACACTTTAATATTTTGGTTAGATTCTTCTTTTTCCTATAACCTCTACCTATACAATTATACAGTTACTATTCTGTGGTTACACACTATTGTATTTGTTAATGAAAGAACAtcgaaattaacaaattaatggGTAGAGAACTTTTTAgacatacatacataaatttgaaatactataatatgaatattgaatcgttatttattaaaaaaacttccCATATTAGTATGAAATAAATCGATACATAAAATTGATGTGCCTATAAAATAAGTCATGCTtttaacaacgttgccagacttCAAAAATAGCATGTAGATTAGGATAATTTATAAAACTCCAATTGAAACTTGAGCATACAAGtgtgatatgaaaaaattttttaattatcgaaaatgaaatagaaaattttaattaattaataaaattattactggTTTGTACTATTAAATCAGTTCCAAATAcgtaaaaaattcattaacaGATTTTCTTATTTGACAACACATGTTTTGGTTGGATTCTTCTTTTTCCTATAACTTATACTTTTCCTATACAACTATACAGTGAAAGTTCTGTGTTTGCAATTggatttgttaataaaaaaacgcgaaaattaatgaattaatttttaatagggAATTTAGAATACTCTAATGAATGTAGGAACGTTATTcattatgtatgtatgtatgaaataaattgatgaaCGTATAAAGTAAAAGTCACACTttaaacaacgttgccagacttCAAAAATAGTATGTAGATGAGGATAATTTACAAATAACGTCAAATTTAACTATAAAAGTttgatatatgaaatttttttaattgtcgaaaataaaatataaaacgttaataataattaacggAATTTGCATTATTAAAtgagttttaaaaacaaattatatatttcgaatCTTACCTGATAAAATCAGTCACTTTGACGTTTCCTTCGTCGCCATCTTGTTCTGAAAATTGATTAATGACAGTTACCGTGTACGAATTTGCCGCTAGGGGCGCTGGTGTTGAATGAAATTTCCGAAATGTCGTGTCAAATGTCACGTTTAAGTTAATTTACGCCAATCGATAATCATAAAAAGATTAACTCGACAACATCGGAAATATTTCACACCGTTTCATTGGGGAAAGTGTACAGGGGGCGATAAAAACTTACTCAGAATCAAAGTTAATTCTTCGAGTAATTTATCGGAATCTTTGATGCGTAATTCCGACCAAGGATCAATGTTATATCTAGcaaaaaacatttctatttCGAGATCGTTGAAACCACACCTAAAAAGTGgtagaaaaacatgaaatagaatacaaaaaatacgaGATAGAAGTGGATGGAGTAAAAATCAACGTACTTTTTCAAAACCTCTCGTATTTCTCGGATCGTAGCGTTTATTTCGGCTTTTTCCTCGTAATGTTTCGGTATAAATCGGCCCAAAccgatttttctcaaaaactttcCGAATTTTTTCGTTATATATTCGGTCATTTGCATCTCGTTCGGAGCTATGGCTATCTCCGTTTTCACGTCGGCGTACGTGTCGTTTATAATAGCCAAAAACATGTTCTacacaaatatattaaaatgaaagttAATTTATTTCGACACGCTGTATAGAAACTCACCAATAGGAcgaaaaaaactagaaatatataagaaatgaaatacATCGGGGCTAGAATTCGATTGGCATCCGAAATTTGTTCGTAATTGAAATCGCCCAAGACGGCGCGCAGCAACGTCAACATCGAAATTCCAAAAGTACTGAAATTTTCCACCTGCAATAACGTGGACATATGAGAAACAAGTTGATTCGGGAGTTCTCCCGTTAACGGTAAATATGGCAACATTGTTTCCATCAAACTACACGGAATAATGAGGATGTGAACACGAAACACAAACATTTGACATTTGGCGCTAACATTCAAATCTAATAAGACGttttggataattatttttacctgatttccaaataacaaataacCGAGTTCGGAATAAGcgaaaaatactataaaaaacatcatcgaAAATCCCAAAATATCCAAAGCACactaaaaaacgaaaatatacgaggatcaaattgtaattaaattttttttattttttttgaggttaactTACCTTATTTAAAGTATTATTCAATTGTCCCATGGTTCTgttaaagtttaaaaatttgaacGCTTTAAGATAAATCAAGTATAGAGCAACAGCTATAACGTTGTTTCGTCGAATGTACAATTGGGAGACGTATTCCAAGTTGCCGTATTCCtttgggtttttttttattttctttatggCAGGTGGAACCTCTAGCATGATAaatagagacattatcaaaCCGGTCACCAATAACTGAAAATGCGATCTATTAAAGGACAACTTGAAAAAACGCGCTTGTGTCTATCAAAAGACAACGCGAAAAACAGGCTTCATTGAAATAAGCGACAACGCGAAAAACGCGCCTGTGTGTATCAAACCTATATATCAAAAGACAACGCCAAAAACTAGCTTTATAACAATAAACGACAACGCGAAAAACAGGCTTGTGTGTATCAAAAGACAACACGAAAAACAGGCTTCATTGAAATAAGCGACAACGCGAAAAACGCGCTTGTGTATATCAAGCCTATATATCAAAAGACAACGCCAAAAACTAGCTTTATAACAATAAACGACAACGCGAAAAACAGGCTTGTGTGTATCAAAAGACAACGCGAAAAACAGGCTTCATTGAAATAAGCGACAACGCGAAAAACGCGCTTGTGTATATCAAGCCTATATATCAAAAGACAACGCCAAAAACTAGCTTTATAACAATAAACGACAACGCGAAAAACAGGCTTGTGTGTATCAAAAGACAACGCGAAAAACAGGCTTCATTGAAATAAGCAACAACGCGAAAAACACGCCTGTGTGTCAAAAGACAACGTCAAAAACTAGCTTTATAACAATAAACGACAACGCGAAAACTAGCTTTATAGCAACAAACGACAACGTGAAAAACTAgctttataacaataaaatacaaCGCGAAAAACAGGCTTGTGTATATAAAAAGACAACGCGAAAAACTAGCTTAATAACAATAAACGACAACGCGAAAAACTAGCTTCATAACAAATAAACGACAACGCGAGAAACATGCTTGTGTCTATCAGAAGACAACGCGAAAAACTAGCTTTATGACAATCAACGACAACGCAAAAAACTTGCTTGATAACAATCAACGACAACGCGAGAAACTA belongs to Diorhabda carinulata isolate Delta chromosome X, icDioCari1.1, whole genome shotgun sequence and includes:
- the LOC130902681 gene encoding polycystin-2 isoform X2 codes for the protein MIDSIFWESTYAIVDEKHKNRMNILQENRVLGVPRMRQLKVRNDSCIIHEYFRKFFLTCYGGYSEASEDKEEFGPRNGTAWMYSSAGITKNLPYRAKVSTYGGGGYYLDFIPNKEETQTEIQMLKENLWVTRGTRAIFVDLSVYNGNLNVFGTVKLIFEYPTAGGVIPSADIQAVKLLRFHSTWDWVGLVCEVCCYAFMLYYILEEIREIMYFGLRYFRRFWNYIDLSIIALLVTGLIMSLFIMLEVPPAIKKIKKNPKEYGNLEYVSQLYIRRNNVIAVALYLIYLKAFKFLNFNRTMGQLNNTLNKCALDILGFSMMFFIVFFAYSELGYLLFGNQVENFSTFGISMLTLLRAVLGDFNYEQISDANRILAPMYFISYIFLVFFVLLNMFLAIINDTYADVKTEIAIAPNEMQMTEYITKKFGKFLRKIGLGRFIPKHYEEKAEINATIREIREVLKKCGFNDLEIEMFFARYNIDPWSELRIKDSDKLLEELTLILKQDGDEGNVKVTDFIRQQKQLQEIEVVIQKLVEQVKTLLQKLEGMENVTREEIR